In one Rutidosis leptorrhynchoides isolate AG116_Rl617_1_P2 chromosome 8, CSIRO_AGI_Rlap_v1, whole genome shotgun sequence genomic region, the following are encoded:
- the LOC139863873 gene encoding uncharacterized protein: protein MAHERNEWLRLEVEKLVYENIFREVLLKCFLDAYEGYHQIQMAEADEDKTAFHTDSATYQRVVDLAFKDQIGRNLEAYVDDLVIKSNTEVQLLANILETFNSLRKINMKLNPTKCSFGKEEELRKEVQSLRGKLAALTRFLSNATELSLPFFQIQKFTKKTDFRWTEEVERAFFEMKSLLKELPTLTAPIAGGDVDAVSCDFKGGYQFRSRRRYGAAKYFQAHPIVVLTNQPIRHVLYKPEFSGRLYKWAIELGEHEINYTPRTTVKGQILADYLAGITGGVEALAESTTINYKKSQVWELYTDRACGPEGVGSGLVLTGPDEEEHTYAFQFTFFATNNESEYKALLSGMRIAQQFGIRHLDAYVDSHLVANQVNGSFRAHEASMKRYMELVHELANEFDVFRLTQVPRGQNKKSDVLRKLAALAFDHLRKVVWVEVLTEKSINEKSTVAPIEEESPDWMTPLVKFLFEGELPADKKEARMIHMKAPMCALIEGILYGKSHLGPSLLCLGPNQAKEVLREVHEGSCALHSGYRTIAAKVMRIGYYWPTIHSDAAETVRTCQSFQ from the exons ATGGCACATGAAAGAAATGAGTGGTTAAGGTTGGAGGTAGAAAAGTTggtttatgaaaacatttttagagaGGTGCT GCTCAAATGTTTTTTGGATGCGTATGAGGGGTATCACCAGATTCAGATGGCAGAAGCGGATGAGGACAAAACCGCATTCCACACCGATTCAG CAACATACCAGAGGGTAGTGGATTTGGCATTTAAGGATCAAATCGGTAGAAATCTCGAGGCTTAcgtagatgatttagtcatcaaaagcaaTACAGAGGTACAATTATTGGCCAATATCCTAGAAACGTTCAACTCTCTGCGAAAAATCAATATGAAGCTTAATCCTACAAAGTGCAGTTTTGGGAAAGAAGAAG AATTAAGAAAAGAAGTTCAAAGTTTGAGAGGCAAGTTGGCTGCGCTAACGAGATTTCTGTCAAATGCCACGGAGCTGTCATTACCATTTTTCCAGATTCAAAAATTCACTAAAAAGACGGACTTCAGATGGACCGAGGAGGTTGAAAGAGCTTTTTTCGAGATGAAGTCGCTCCTAAAGGAGTTGCCTACTTTGACAGCACCTATAGCGGGGGGAGACGTTGATGCCGTATCTTGCGACTTCAAAGGAGGCTATCAGTTTCGTTCTCGTCGCAGATATGGGGCAG CAAA GTATTTCCAGGCGCACCCAATTGTGGTGTTAACTAACCAACCAATAAGACAT GTGTTGTACAAGCCTGAGTTTTCGGGTAGATTGTATAAATGGGCCATTGAATTGGGAGAGCATGAAATCAATTACACCCCGCGCACGACAGTAAAAGGCCAGATACTTGCAGATTACTTGGCTGGAATAACAGGAGGAGTAGAGGCGCTCGCGGAAAGCACTACAATTAATTATAAGAAAAGTCAGGTCTGGGAATTGTATACAGACAGAGCTTGTGGACCCGAAGGCGTGGGTTCTGGCCTAGTCCTCACGGGTCCTGATGAAGAGGAGCATACGTATGCATTCCAATTTACGTTTTTCGCGACCAACAATGAGTCCGAATATAAAGCGTTGCTATCAGGTATGCGCATAGCACAACAATTTGGAATAAGGCATTTGGATGCATATGTGGACTCACATTTGGTTGCTAACCAGGTCAATGGATCATTCAGGGCACATGAAGCCTCTATGAAGCGATACATGGAGCTGGTGCATGAACTTGCGAATGAATTCGATGTCTTCAGGTTAACGCAAGTACCTCGGGGACAAAATAAGAAATCAGACGTGCTGAGAAAGTTGGCCGCCCTCGCTTTTGATCATCTGCGCAAAGTTGTGTGGGTTGAAGTGCTAACAGAAAAATCTATTAACGAGAAATCAACTGTTGCGCCCATCGAAGAGGAAAGCCCTGATTGGATGACACCATTAGTGAAATTCTTATTTGAGGGTGAACTTCCAGCAGACAAAAAGGAAGCGCGAATGATTCATATGAAAGCCCCCATGTGCGCGTTAATTGAAGGTATCTTATATGGTAAATCTCACTTAGGGCCAAGCCTATTGTGCCTTGGACCTAATCAGGCTAAGGAGGTTCTTCGAGAAGTTCATGAGGGTTCATGTGCTCTGCATTCAGGGTATAGAACAATCGCTGCAAAGGTAATGCGTATAGGGTATTACTGGCCCACCATTCACAGTGATGCAGCGGAAACTGTAAGGACGTGCCAATCATTTCAGTAG